One window of the Bradyrhizobium sp. NP1 genome contains the following:
- a CDS encoding cytochrome P450: MGIDATAIRPVSTVDPFSHAFLTDPYPHHQAMREAGPAVWLAQYGIWAMARHQEVRDALTDWQTYCSGAGVGLSDFRKEPPWRPPSIILEADPPLHTRTRAVLTRILSPAAINVLRETFTREAEALAGRLVARGSFDGVADLAEAYPLKVFPDAVGISEEGRENLLPYGNMVFNSFGPRNDLFEKAMANAAAVRDWIMSKCSRAALAPEGLGMQIFAAVDAGELSEVEAGMLVRSFLSAGIDTTVYGLGNALYCFAQYPEQWTILRENPNLMRLAFEEVLRFEAPVQTFFRTTTRAVDVGGVKLADGEKVLLFLAAANRDPRRWERPDSFDIRRRATGHMTFGTGIHGCVGQAIARLETEAVFSALVKRVKAFELVDEPVRRLNNTLRGFDSLPLRVVPA; encoded by the coding sequence ATGGGCATCGATGCGACAGCAATCCGTCCGGTTTCCACCGTCGACCCATTTTCGCACGCGTTCCTCACCGATCCCTATCCGCACCATCAGGCGATGCGCGAGGCCGGTCCCGCAGTGTGGCTCGCGCAATACGGCATCTGGGCGATGGCGCGGCACCAGGAGGTGCGCGATGCCCTGACCGACTGGCAGACCTACTGCTCCGGCGCCGGGGTGGGTCTGAGCGACTTCCGGAAAGAGCCGCCCTGGCGGCCGCCCAGCATCATTCTGGAAGCCGATCCGCCGCTGCATACGCGCACTCGGGCGGTGTTGACCCGCATCCTCTCGCCCGCAGCGATCAACGTGCTGCGCGAAACCTTCACGCGGGAGGCGGAGGCGCTGGCCGGGCGGCTGGTGGCGCGGGGGTCCTTCGATGGCGTGGCGGATCTTGCGGAAGCCTATCCTTTGAAGGTTTTTCCGGATGCGGTCGGCATTTCCGAGGAGGGGCGGGAAAACCTGCTTCCCTACGGCAACATGGTGTTCAACTCGTTCGGTCCCCGCAATGATCTGTTCGAAAAGGCGATGGCGAATGCGGCAGCGGTGCGCGACTGGATCATGTCGAAATGCAGCCGCGCGGCACTGGCGCCCGAGGGCCTCGGCATGCAGATCTTTGCCGCGGTCGATGCCGGCGAGCTCTCGGAAGTCGAGGCCGGCATGCTGGTGCGCTCGTTCCTCTCGGCGGGGATCGACACCACGGTCTATGGCCTCGGCAACGCGCTCTATTGCTTCGCACAATATCCGGAGCAGTGGACGATCCTGCGCGAGAATCCGAACCTGATGCGGCTTGCCTTCGAGGAGGTGCTGCGGTTCGAGGCGCCGGTGCAGACCTTCTTCCGCACCACGACCCGGGCCGTCGATGTCGGCGGCGTCAAGCTCGCCGATGGCGAGAAGGTGCTTTTGTTCCTCGCCGCCGCCAACCGCGACCCGCGGCGCTGGGAGCGGCCGGACAGTTTTGACATCCGCCGCCGCGCCACGGGCCACATGACCTTCGGCACCGGCATCCATGGCTGCGTCGGCCAGGCGATCGCCCGACTGGAGACCGAGGCGGTGTTTTCCGCCCTTGTCAAGCGCGTCAAGGCGTTCGAGCTCGTGGACGAGCCGGTCCGGCGGCTGAACAATACGCTGCGCGGCTTTGACAGCCTGCCGCTTCGTGTCGTACCAGCCTGA
- a CDS encoding FAD-dependent oxidoreductase, translated as MSQGPVLIVGAGHAGFQVAASLRQHGFADAIRLINDEAHLPYQRPPLSKAYLKGTGGPDSLMFRPQKFFDDQKVELLADHAVAIDRAARKLKLASGQSLDYGHLVLATGARNRLIDIPNANLPNVRYLRILDDSEDLRARIAASRHVVVIGAGFIGLEFAATARIKGLEVDVIELASRVMARAVTAEVSDYFQKRHTQAGIRIRLGVQVTSIEADGSKVTGVSLSDGHHIPADLVVVGVGVLPNVELAAEAGLPVASGIIVNEHLLTADPHISAIGDCALFASPRFGGSLRLESVQNATDQARCVAARLTGDDKAYDGLPWFWSDQADDKLQIAGLTTGYDQVVMRGDPAKKAFSAFCYKAGKLVGIESINRAGDHMFGRRLLAANGSISPQQAADLSFDLKKALG; from the coding sequence ATGAGCCAAGGACCCGTTCTGATCGTCGGCGCCGGACACGCCGGTTTCCAGGTCGCCGCCTCGCTGCGCCAGCACGGCTTTGCCGATGCTATCCGTCTGATCAATGACGAAGCGCATCTGCCCTATCAGCGACCGCCATTGTCGAAGGCGTATCTGAAGGGCACCGGCGGGCCGGACAGCCTGATGTTCCGGCCGCAGAAGTTTTTCGACGATCAGAAGGTCGAGCTGTTGGCCGATCACGCGGTCGCCATCGACCGCGCCGCGCGCAAGCTGAAGCTCGCCTCGGGCCAATCGCTCGACTACGGCCATTTGGTGCTGGCGACCGGCGCGCGCAACCGCCTGATCGACATCCCCAACGCCAACCTGCCCAATGTGCGCTACCTGCGTATCCTCGACGACAGCGAGGATCTGCGTGCCCGGATCGCCGCGAGCAGGCATGTCGTGGTCATCGGCGCCGGATTCATTGGCCTCGAATTCGCCGCCACTGCGCGCATCAAGGGGCTGGAGGTCGACGTCATCGAGCTCGCAAGCCGGGTGATGGCGCGCGCCGTGACGGCCGAAGTGTCCGACTATTTCCAGAAGCGTCATACGCAAGCCGGCATCCGCATCCGTCTCGGCGTGCAGGTCACCAGCATCGAGGCCGACGGTAGCAAGGTGACCGGTGTCTCCCTGAGCGACGGCCACCACATCCCGGCGGATCTCGTCGTGGTCGGCGTCGGCGTGCTGCCCAATGTCGAGCTCGCGGCCGAAGCCGGCCTGCCGGTTGCGTCGGGCATCATCGTCAATGAGCATCTCTTGACCGCCGATCCCCATATCTCCGCGATCGGAGATTGCGCGCTGTTCGCAAGCCCGCGCTTCGGCGGCTCGCTGCGGCTGGAATCGGTGCAGAACGCGACCGACCAGGCGCGCTGTGTCGCGGCGCGATTGACCGGCGACGACAAGGCCTATGACGGCCTGCCGTGGTTCTGGAGCGACCAGGCCGACGACAAGCTGCAGATCGCCGGGCTGACCACCGGCTACGACCAGGTGGTGATGCGCGGCGACCCCGCAAAGAAGGCGTTTTCGGCGTTCTGCTACAAGGCCGGAAAGCTGGTCGGGATCGAATCCATCAACCGCGCCGGCGATCACATGTTCGGCCGCCGGCTGCTCGCCGCGAACGGCTCCATTTCGCCGCAGCAGGCGGCCGATCTCAGTTTCGATCTGAAGAAGGCGCTGGGTTGA
- the rbsK gene encoding ribokinase encodes MGRVVVAGSINMDVVATAERHPRVGETVAGHEVLYFPGGKGANQAVAASKLGAPTMLIGRIGVDAFGAQLRTFLAAQGVDVSFVQQTAAAHTGTALITVASADNTIVVIGGANAHLTVDDVSSAPLARGDVAVSQLEIPLATIAAFFTRARATGATTILNPAPAVAFDHALLGLVDILVLNETELGVLAGTELRDSDEDATFIDAARRLRVNKTQIICVTLGRRGALALADDTPLVIPGHAVTAVDTTGAGDCFVGALAARLAEGAAIRDALDYANLAASICVQRMGAAPSMPTAVEVGAVLKTV; translated from the coding sequence ATGGGTCGCGTCGTCGTCGCCGGCAGCATCAACATGGATGTTGTGGCAACCGCCGAGCGGCATCCGCGCGTCGGCGAAACCGTCGCTGGCCACGAGGTGCTGTATTTTCCCGGCGGCAAGGGCGCGAACCAGGCGGTCGCAGCTAGCAAGCTGGGCGCGCCGACCATGCTGATCGGCCGGATCGGCGTCGATGCGTTCGGTGCGCAGCTGCGAACCTTTCTGGCGGCGCAAGGCGTGGATGTCAGCTTCGTGCAGCAGACCGCGGCGGCCCACACCGGAACTGCCCTCATCACGGTCGCCAGTGCCGACAACACCATCGTCGTCATCGGCGGCGCCAATGCGCACCTGACAGTCGACGATGTCTCATCGGCGCCGCTGGCACGCGGCGACGTCGCGGTCAGCCAGCTCGAAATTCCGCTTGCGACGATTGCCGCCTTCTTCACGCGGGCGCGCGCGACGGGCGCCACCACGATCCTCAACCCGGCGCCGGCCGTCGCGTTCGATCACGCGCTGCTCGGCCTCGTCGATATCCTCGTGCTCAACGAGACCGAGCTTGGCGTGCTGGCCGGGACCGAACTGCGCGACAGCGATGAAGACGCAACATTCATCGACGCCGCGCGTCGCCTCCGCGTCAACAAAACTCAAATCATCTGCGTGACGCTGGGCCGGCGTGGTGCGCTGGCGCTGGCCGACGACACGCCGCTGGTCATTCCCGGCCACGCCGTTACAGCGGTCGACACCACCGGCGCGGGCGACTGCTTCGTCGGCGCCCTGGCTGCGCGCCTCGCCGAGGGCGCGGCCATTCGCGATGCGCTTGATTATGCCAACCTCGCTGCCTCGATCTGCGTGCAGCGGATGGGCGCGGCACCGTCGATGCCGACGGCTGTAGAGGTCGGAGCAGTTCTTAAGACAGTCTGA
- a CDS encoding sugar kinase has product MQALFIGQTYIDVTFITDHFPTGDEKHVADAYAISFGGNAVTAAFCCAKLGIVPDLIATVANDWLGRMFQDMSAKYGISVHPRKVNSSSLSFIMPKDGKRAIVRCRDDAHIHPFPLLNLGNCRALHIDGHQPDAAIHYARLCREEGILTSLDGGGLRTNTHELLEFIDVAIVAERLCEQMDLTPEKMLDYLKSRGCRIGGITLGERGLLWYDETGHVHTQPALPVPRERVIDTNGAGDVFHGAYVYSYLAHPDQSWREHFAFARAASAYKVQRLGNEAGLPTLADLEKVRQEFEARV; this is encoded by the coding sequence ATGCAGGCTCTCTTCATCGGACAGACCTATATCGACGTCACCTTCATCACCGACCATTTTCCGACCGGCGATGAGAAGCATGTCGCCGACGCCTATGCCATCTCGTTCGGCGGCAATGCGGTGACCGCGGCCTTCTGCTGCGCCAAGCTCGGGATCGTGCCGGACCTGATCGCGACCGTCGCCAATGACTGGCTGGGCCGGATGTTTCAGGACATGAGCGCGAAGTACGGAATCTCCGTGCATCCGCGCAAGGTCAATTCGTCGTCGCTGTCCTTCATCATGCCCAAGGACGGCAAGCGCGCCATCGTCCGCTGCCGCGACGACGCCCACATCCACCCCTTTCCGCTGCTCAATCTCGGCAACTGCCGCGCGCTGCATATCGACGGCCACCAGCCCGACGCCGCGATCCACTATGCCAGGCTGTGCCGCGAGGAAGGTATCCTGACCTCGCTCGACGGCGGTGGCCTGCGCACCAACACCCACGAGCTGCTGGAATTCATCGATGTCGCCATCGTCGCCGAACGGCTGTGCGAACAGATGGACCTGACGCCGGAGAAGATGCTGGATTATCTCAAGAGCCGCGGCTGCCGGATCGGCGGCATCACGCTCGGCGAGCGCGGCCTGCTCTGGTACGACGAGACCGGCCATGTCCACACCCAGCCGGCGCTGCCGGTCCCGCGCGAACGCGTGATCGACACCAACGGCGCCGGTGACGTCTTCCACGGCGCCTATGTCTATTCCTACCTCGCCCATCCCGACCAGAGCTGGCGCGAGCATTTTGCGTTCGCGCGCGCGGCTTCCGCCTACAAGGTGCAGCGCCTCGGTAACGAGGCCGGGCTGCCGACGCTGGCCGACCTCGAGAAGGTCAGGCAGGAGTTCGAGGCCAGGGTCTGA
- a CDS encoding Glu/Leu/Phe/Val dehydrogenase — protein sequence MTVYSGPVFEMAANQFNVIANYLEIPMDERDRLLMPKRAVTVSCPIHRDDGTTAVFEGYRVQHHLTLGPTKGGTRFAPTVDIGEVAALAIWMSWKCALAGLPYGGAKGGVNVDLSKISRRELEALSRRYMQEMIPFVGPHTDVMAPDMGTNEQVMAWFMDTYSMYQGQTVTEIVTGKPVSSGGTLGRREATGRGVAHLAKRVMKELSINLSGSTAVVQGFGNVGSYAALDLHHFGLKVIAVSDHTGALFDERGLDIPALMRHAATHGSIAGFSNQLQFDPAQILTLPCEVLVPAALERVIDAGVAEKLRCRVLAEGANGPTTPDADLVLEKRQDEVFLIPDILCNSGGVVVSYFEWVQDLQQLFWEEEEVTRREYQILDRAFDQMLVRARADKVPHRTAAMAIGVEKVRAAKNTRGLFP from the coding sequence ATGACGGTCTATTCCGGTCCCGTGTTCGAGATGGCGGCAAACCAGTTCAACGTGATCGCCAACTATCTCGAAATTCCGATGGACGAGCGCGACCGTCTGCTGATGCCCAAGCGTGCCGTCACGGTGTCATGCCCGATCCACCGTGACGACGGCACCACCGCGGTGTTCGAGGGTTACCGCGTGCAGCACCATCTGACGCTCGGCCCGACCAAGGGCGGCACGCGCTTTGCGCCCACCGTCGACATCGGCGAGGTGGCGGCGCTGGCGATCTGGATGAGCTGGAAATGCGCGCTGGCGGGCCTGCCCTATGGCGGCGCCAAGGGCGGCGTCAATGTCGATCTCTCCAAGATCTCCAGGCGCGAGCTCGAGGCATTGTCGCGGCGCTACATGCAGGAGATGATTCCCTTCGTCGGCCCGCACACCGACGTGATGGCGCCCGACATGGGCACCAACGAGCAGGTGATGGCGTGGTTCATGGATACCTATTCCATGTACCAGGGCCAGACCGTCACCGAGATCGTCACCGGCAAGCCGGTATCGTCGGGCGGCACGCTCGGCCGGCGCGAGGCGACGGGCCGCGGCGTCGCCCACCTGGCGAAACGTGTGATGAAGGAGCTTTCGATCAACCTCTCCGGCTCCACGGCCGTCGTCCAGGGCTTCGGCAATGTCGGCTCCTACGCCGCGCTCGATCTGCATCATTTCGGGCTGAAGGTGATCGCGGTCAGCGATCACACCGGCGCGCTGTTTGACGAAAGAGGGCTCGATATCCCGGCGCTGATGCGCCATGCGGCCACCCATGGCAGCATCGCCGGCTTCTCCAACCAGTTGCAGTTCGACCCGGCGCAGATCCTGACGCTGCCCTGCGAGGTGCTGGTGCCGGCGGCGCTGGAGCGCGTCATCGACGCCGGGGTCGCCGAGAAGCTGCGATGCCGGGTGCTCGCGGAAGGCGCCAACGGGCCGACCACGCCGGATGCAGACCTCGTGCTGGAGAAGCGGCAGGACGAGGTCTTTCTCATTCCGGACATCCTCTGCAATTCGGGCGGCGTCGTCGTCAGCTATTTCGAATGGGTGCAGGATCTGCAGCAATTGTTCTGGGAAGAAGAGGAAGTGACGCGGCGCGAATACCAGATACTGGACCGCGCTTTCGACCAGATGCTGGTCCGCGCCAGGGCCGACAAGGTGCCGCATCGCACCGCCGCCATGGCGATCGGGGTGGAGAAGGTGCGCGCCGCCAAGAACACCCGCGGGCTGTTTCCGTGA